One stretch of Manis pentadactyla isolate mManPen7 chromosome 10, mManPen7.hap1, whole genome shotgun sequence DNA includes these proteins:
- the LOC130685107 gene encoding olfactory receptor 6C2-like, translating into MRNHTSLTSFILLGLTDDPQLQVLIFVFLLITYMLSLTGNLSIIILTLVDSHLKTAMYFFLQNFSLLEISFTSACIPRFLYSISTGDRTVTYNACVCQLFFTYVFGVTKFFLLAAMSFDRYVAICKPLHYMIIMNYRVCKRLIFCCWVTTLLIILPPLSLGLDLEFCASNAIDHFVCDANPILKISCSDTWLIEQMVIICSVMVFIVTLVCVVLSYMYIIRTILRLSSAQQRTKAFSTCSSHIIVVSITYGSCIFVYIKPSAKDEMAINKGVTIVTTSISPMLNPFIYTLRNKQVKQAFNVLVKRFILLSKN; encoded by the coding sequence atgagaaaccacacatcttTAACAAGTTTCATCctcctgggattgacagatgaccctcagctacaagttctgatttttgtatttctacTGATCACATACATGTTGAGTttaactggaaacctgagcatcatcatcctcacgttagtggattctcaccttaaaactgcaatgtacttttttctccaaaatttttctttgttagaaatctcattcacttctgcatgcattcctagattcttgtacagTATATCAACAGGTGACAGGACTGTTACATATAATGCTTGTGTATGCCaattattttttacatatgtttttggaGTAACGAAATTTTTTCTCCTGGCTGCCATGTCCTTTGATCGAtatgtagccatctgcaaacccctgcattacatgatTATTATGAACTACAGGGTCTGCAAAAGGCTAATCTTCTGCTGTTGGGTGACAACTCTGCTGATCATATTGCCACCACTTAGCTTGGGACTGGACctggaattctgtgcctctaatgccattgaccactttGTCTGTGATGCTAACCCAATATtgaagatctcatgctcagatacatggctcaTAGAGCAGATGGTTATTATCTGCTCTGTGATGGTTTTTATTGTGACTctggtgtgtgtggttctgtcctacatgtacatcatcagaacAATTCTAAGACTCTCCTCTGCTCAGCAGAGGACAAAAGCCTTTTcaacctgttcttcccacattattGTGGTTTctatcacctatggcagctgcatctttgtttatatcaaaccttcagcaaaagatgaaatggccattaataagggagtaactatagtcactacttccatttcccccatgttaaacccattcatttacactctgaggaacaaacaagtgaaacaagCCTTTAATGTCTTAGTCAAAAGATTTATATTGCTGTCAAAGAATTAG